In Fodinicola acaciae, the following proteins share a genomic window:
- a CDS encoding sugar porter family MFS transporter, with translation MQQATAAPTRRTFSSTWLYYFFGALGGILFGYDLGVISGVLLFIKKTWSMGAVEQGVVGGCLAAGAVVGAAFAGKMTDRLGRRRTIMVAAAIFTVGTLGCTFAPEVWTLVVSRTIVGLAVGCSSATVPTYLSELAPARIRGALSTLNQLMIVSGILLAYIVDWALTPSANWRAMFAAALVPALVLLFGMIGMPETPRWLLKAGRDDEARAVLVSTNRGGDIESELASIREVIRLDAAQQGRLRDLAAKWAKPALIVALLLAVGQQLSGVNAINLYAPTMFTNLGFGNSTSLLAAVVLGAVKVAFTAWVIFVVDRWGRKPLLLLGSVCMALTLALLGVAVLTIHNQTVVGVTTLVLLIVYLAGYELGWGAVVWVMMAEVFPLKVRGIGMGVSSVALWAATFAITFIFPVMNTGIGLANSAFVFAAISVILFFLVRWLVPETKGRSLEEIELDLRARTGGAKA, from the coding sequence GTGCAACAAGCGACGGCTGCGCCGACCCGGCGCACTTTCAGCAGCACCTGGTTGTACTACTTCTTCGGCGCTCTGGGCGGCATCCTGTTCGGATACGACCTCGGTGTCATCTCCGGCGTCCTGTTGTTCATCAAGAAAACCTGGAGCATGGGCGCGGTCGAGCAGGGCGTCGTCGGCGGCTGCCTGGCGGCCGGCGCTGTCGTCGGCGCGGCCTTTGCCGGCAAGATGACCGACCGGCTCGGCCGCCGCCGTACCATCATGGTCGCCGCGGCGATCTTCACCGTCGGCACGCTGGGCTGCACGTTCGCGCCGGAGGTGTGGACGCTGGTCGTCTCGCGGACGATCGTCGGCCTCGCGGTCGGCTGCTCGTCGGCGACCGTGCCGACCTACCTGTCCGAGCTCGCACCGGCTCGGATCCGCGGCGCGCTGTCGACGCTCAACCAGCTGATGATCGTCTCCGGCATCCTGCTCGCGTACATCGTCGACTGGGCCCTCACCCCGTCGGCCAACTGGCGCGCGATGTTCGCCGCCGCGCTCGTACCGGCGCTGGTGCTGCTCTTTGGCATGATCGGCATGCCGGAAACGCCGCGCTGGCTGCTCAAAGCCGGCCGCGACGACGAGGCACGAGCGGTGCTGGTGAGTACGAACCGGGGCGGCGACATCGAGTCGGAGCTGGCCAGCATCCGCGAGGTCATCCGGCTCGACGCGGCGCAGCAGGGCCGGCTGCGCGACCTGGCCGCCAAATGGGCCAAGCCGGCGCTGATCGTGGCGCTGCTGCTGGCCGTCGGTCAGCAACTGTCCGGCGTCAACGCGATCAACCTGTACGCGCCGACGATGTTCACCAACCTCGGCTTCGGCAACTCCACCTCGCTGCTGGCCGCCGTCGTACTCGGCGCCGTGAAGGTCGCCTTCACCGCGTGGGTCATCTTCGTGGTGGACCGCTGGGGCCGCAAACCCTTGCTGCTGCTCGGAAGTGTGTGCATGGCGCTGACGCTCGCGCTGCTCGGCGTGGCCGTACTGACCATCCACAACCAGACCGTCGTCGGCGTGACCACGCTCGTACTGCTGATCGTCTACCTGGCCGGCTACGAGCTCGGCTGGGGTGCGGTCGTGTGGGTCATGATGGCCGAGGTGTTCCCGCTGAAGGTGCGCGGCATCGGCATGGGCGTCAGCAGCGTGGCGCTGTGGGCCGCGACGTTTGCCATCACGTTCATCTTCCCGGTGATGAACACCGGCATCGGGCTGGCCAACTCGGCGTTCGTTTTCGCCGCCATCAGCGTCATTTTGTTCTTCCTGGTGCGCTGGCTCGTACCGGAGACCAAGGGCCGCAGCCTGGAGGAGATCGAGCTCGACCTGCGTGCGCGTACCGGTGGCGCCAAGGCATAG
- a CDS encoding WecB/TagA/CpsF family glycosyltransferase, protein MTIPSARVTTAPERPATVRVGPFDVVDLPRPLLADHIARSVVRVGGTRPFLAFALHVGGLNHRHDADFVAAMAKADVVYADGASVVGLAKLAGAKVIGRSVTTDLGWDVLQGLAKLRGRRLRLALVGGPIGLAGEAGEVLAGRLGGQVVLAEHGFQPDWAPVVNRLRATRPDAIVVGLGAPAEMLWVAGWLDRLPPALVLTCGGWFGFLVGNERRAPEWMRAAGMEWVARFVQAPGRLGPRYARGALSTAALAPSCLRARRSLAG, encoded by the coding sequence ATGACCATCCCGTCGGCACGAGTCACGACGGCCCCCGAACGGCCGGCGACCGTACGCGTCGGACCGTTCGACGTCGTCGACCTGCCGCGGCCGCTGCTCGCCGACCACATCGCGCGTTCGGTCGTACGCGTCGGCGGCACCAGGCCGTTTTTGGCTTTCGCGCTGCACGTCGGCGGCCTCAACCACCGGCACGACGCGGATTTCGTCGCCGCCATGGCGAAAGCCGACGTGGTCTATGCCGACGGCGCGTCGGTCGTCGGGCTGGCCAAGCTCGCCGGTGCCAAGGTCATCGGCCGGTCGGTGACCACCGACCTCGGCTGGGATGTGTTGCAGGGGCTGGCAAAGCTGCGCGGCCGGCGGCTGCGGCTGGCGCTGGTCGGCGGTCCGATCGGGCTGGCCGGCGAGGCCGGCGAGGTGCTGGCCGGCCGGCTCGGCGGCCAGGTGGTGTTGGCCGAGCACGGTTTCCAGCCGGACTGGGCCCCGGTGGTCAACCGGCTGCGCGCGACCCGGCCGGACGCGATCGTCGTCGGCCTGGGCGCGCCGGCCGAGATGCTGTGGGTTGCCGGCTGGCTCGACCGGTTGCCGCCGGCGCTCGTCCTCACCTGCGGTGGCTGGTTTGGCTTCCTGGTCGGCAACGAGCGCCGCGCCCCGGAGTGGATGCGCGCCGCCGGCATGGAGTGGGTCGCGCGGTTCGTCCAGGCGCCGGGCCGGCTCGGTCCGCGATACGCGCGCGGAGCGCTGTCGACGGCCGCGCTCGCTCCGTCGTGCCTGCGCGCACGCCGCTCACTGGCTGGGTGA
- a CDS encoding phosphotransferase yields the protein MSGIDSTDLVVRHRPAVDLTQVAERLWPAPARVEQCARREPATSVVRELAFVPNAREPRMLVPADLPRAASGAVRRFSAGLSRAEHLTRLVAGLALRLPGSGRLLADRLRITATGHPESIETHLSDLLGMPVLVGIGVGALRANQKPVLQVFDRAGRTVAFVKVGDGPVSRQLVEREAVALREVNGRCWQRLRTPTVVHNGWWRDLRLLVISPVPATSRPRLRRAGGPPTAAMAELAAGFDSGTRKIADCPLLSRLRTTADLLADGENARRLGSAVDAIEARAGDVSLRLGGWHGDWTPWNMSARGQQVGLWDWERFDTGVPVGFDLVHFLVQSAARRHGIAEAVVDHAVSQAGQRIGPYGELIGTLYTATVAARYLHASEPATGAPLRAQAQLMLRMLGARVDRVPEGQVR from the coding sequence GTGAGTGGGATCGACAGCACCGACCTCGTGGTCCGGCACCGGCCAGCCGTGGATCTCACACAGGTCGCCGAACGGCTCTGGCCGGCCCCCGCGCGCGTTGAACAGTGCGCGCGGCGGGAGCCGGCGACCTCGGTCGTACGCGAGCTGGCCTTCGTCCCCAACGCGCGCGAGCCGCGCATGCTCGTACCAGCGGACCTCCCGCGCGCCGCGTCCGGCGCGGTCCGCCGGTTCAGCGCCGGGCTCAGCCGCGCCGAGCACCTGACCAGGCTCGTCGCCGGCCTGGCGCTGCGGCTGCCGGGCTCCGGCCGGCTGCTCGCCGACCGGCTGCGGATCACCGCGACCGGTCATCCGGAGTCGATCGAGACGCACCTGTCGGACCTGCTCGGCATGCCGGTGCTGGTCGGCATCGGCGTCGGCGCGCTGCGCGCCAACCAGAAGCCGGTGCTGCAGGTCTTCGACCGCGCCGGCCGCACGGTCGCGTTCGTCAAGGTCGGCGACGGACCGGTGTCGCGCCAGCTGGTCGAGCGCGAGGCTGTGGCGTTGCGGGAGGTCAACGGCCGGTGCTGGCAGCGGCTGCGTACGCCGACGGTCGTCCACAATGGATGGTGGCGCGATCTGCGGCTGCTGGTGATCTCACCGGTGCCGGCGACCAGCCGGCCGCGGTTGCGCCGGGCCGGCGGCCCGCCGACCGCGGCGATGGCCGAGCTGGCCGCGGGTTTCGACAGCGGCACAAGGAAAATCGCCGACTGCCCGCTGCTGTCGCGGCTGCGTACGACGGCGGATCTGTTGGCGGACGGGGAAAACGCGCGGCGGCTCGGATCGGCGGTCGACGCGATCGAAGCGCGTGCCGGCGACGTCTCGTTGCGGCTGGGCGGATGGCACGGCGACTGGACGCCGTGGAACATGTCGGCGCGCGGCCAGCAGGTCGGCCTGTGGGACTGGGAACGCTTCGACACCGGGGTGCCGGTCGGCTTCGACCTCGTGCACTTTCTCGTCCAGTCCGCGGCGCGCCGGCACGGCATCGCCGAGGCCGTCGTCGACCACGCGGTTTCGCAGGCGGGACAACGAATCGGGCCGTATGGCGAGCTGATCGGCACGCTCTACACGGCGACCGTCGCGGCGCGATATCTGCACGCGTCGGAGCCGGCGACGGGCGCGCCGCTGCGCGCGCAGGCACAGCTGATGCTGCGGATGCTCGGCGCACGCGTCGACCGCGTGCCGGAAGGACAGGTGCGATGA
- a CDS encoding sulfotransferase family protein yields MIASSVRKPVIGAVRTVGRLTPTFRMLPSFLVVGAQRAGTTSMHKLLSAHPAVAAPLFLKGTSYFDVNYDRGPSWYRGHFPVRTGKVTFESSGYYLFHPLAAARIGHDLPDVRLVALVRDPVERAYSAFRHELARGFETETDFVRALALEDERLLGEEQRIRADPRYRSHSHRHHAYARRSLYAPQLRRLREVVGDRLLTIDADAFFAEPEKEFVRLQEWLGLPVWTPEEYPRLNARPGSALEPALRQRLLDGFEAADQELVEFLGDIPSWRR; encoded by the coding sequence ATGATCGCCAGCTCGGTGCGCAAACCGGTCATCGGAGCGGTCCGTACGGTCGGCCGGTTGACGCCGACTTTCCGTATGTTGCCAAGCTTTCTGGTGGTCGGCGCGCAGCGCGCCGGCACCACCAGCATGCACAAGCTGCTGTCCGCCCACCCGGCCGTCGCCGCGCCGCTGTTTCTCAAGGGCACCAGCTATTTCGACGTGAACTACGACCGCGGACCGTCCTGGTATCGCGGCCACTTTCCGGTGCGTACGGGGAAAGTCACCTTCGAGTCGTCCGGCTACTACCTGTTTCATCCGCTCGCGGCGGCTCGGATCGGCCACGATCTGCCAGACGTACGGCTGGTCGCGCTGGTGCGCGATCCGGTCGAGCGCGCGTATTCGGCCTTCCGGCACGAGCTGGCGCGTGGATTCGAGACCGAGACCGACTTCGTACGCGCGTTGGCGCTGGAGGACGAGCGGCTGCTCGGTGAGGAGCAACGGATCCGCGCGGATCCGCGCTATCGCAGCCACAGCCACCGCCATCACGCGTACGCGCGGCGCAGCCTCTACGCACCGCAGCTGCGGCGGCTGCGCGAGGTGGTCGGCGACCGGTTGCTGACCATCGACGCGGACGCTTTCTTCGCCGAGCCGGAAAAGGAGTTCGTCCGGCTGCAGGAATGGCTCGGCCTGCCGGTGTGGACGCCAGAGGAGTATCCGCGGCTGAACGCCAGGCCCGGCTCGGCGTTGGAGCCGGCTTTGCGGCAACGACTGCTCGACGGTTTCGAGGCCGCGGACCAGGAACTGGTCGAGTTTCTCGGCGACATCCCGAGCTGGCGGCGATGA
- a CDS encoding glycosyltransferase family 2 protein: protein MTEKVSVVVATHKRPELLRAAVRSILAQDYRGEVECVVVFDRCEPDHQLREELVPLGPDRSLVVIGNDRTPGLAGARNAGVAASSGSLLAFCDDDDSWWPDKLAKQVGLLRAENRDLVVCGIEINYGDRTHLRVPRPADLTVDELARRRVMEAHPSTVLVTRQAFTLIGEVDEKLPGSYAEDYDWMLRAVSYASVGVVPEPLVEVLWHRGSYFAERWQMIIDALDYCVAKHPALRNSSRGLSRIYGQKAFAYAALGRRSDARRWAWRSLRLHPAERRSYLAILVSARLISAATVLHLAHNAGRGI from the coding sequence ATGACCGAGAAAGTCAGCGTGGTCGTCGCGACGCACAAGCGGCCGGAGCTGTTGCGCGCGGCCGTACGGTCGATCCTCGCGCAGGACTATCGCGGCGAGGTCGAGTGTGTGGTCGTCTTCGACCGCTGCGAACCGGACCATCAGCTGCGCGAGGAGCTGGTGCCGCTCGGACCCGACCGGTCGCTGGTCGTCATCGGCAACGATCGCACGCCAGGCCTGGCCGGCGCGCGTAATGCCGGTGTCGCGGCGAGTTCCGGCTCGTTGCTGGCCTTCTGCGATGACGACGACAGCTGGTGGCCGGACAAGCTCGCCAAGCAGGTTGGCTTGTTACGTGCGGAAAACCGCGACCTGGTGGTGTGCGGCATCGAGATCAACTACGGCGACCGCACGCACCTACGCGTGCCGCGGCCGGCCGACCTGACCGTCGACGAGCTGGCCAGGCGCCGGGTCATGGAGGCGCATCCGTCGACGGTTTTGGTCACTCGCCAGGCATTCACCCTGATCGGCGAGGTCGATGAGAAGTTGCCCGGCAGTTATGCGGAGGATTACGACTGGATGCTGCGTGCGGTGTCGTACGCCTCGGTCGGTGTCGTGCCGGAGCCGCTGGTCGAGGTTTTGTGGCACCGTGGCTCGTATTTCGCCGAGCGCTGGCAGATGATCATCGACGCTTTGGACTATTGCGTGGCGAAACATCCGGCGCTGCGCAACAGCTCGCGCGGACTTTCCCGGATTTATGGCCAGAAGGCGTTCGCGTACGCGGCGCTGGGTCGCCGCTCGGACGCGCGGCGGTGGGCCTGGCGGTCGTTGCGGCTGCATCCGGCCGAGCGGCGCTCGTATCTGGCCATCCTGGTCAGTGCGCGGCTGATCTCGGCGGCCACCGTCCTGCACCTCGCCCACAACGCCGGCCGGGGGATCTGA
- a CDS encoding CpsD/CapB family tyrosine-protein kinase: MTEQRRGIGWIWPRLRRSWLPLVLVFVVVAGGVAVVGVVRPASRVATASVLINPLDGNPYSTGSRGQNLTNLQTESQLVTSDAVVAIAKRTIGTDEDFPALAAKVSVDTPSNTQVLEISFAARTTPAAVAGANAFAKAYLATRAQRADANAASQLALYTAEANKIRAAMTSTGADLANTSATSPRGQVLTQQLTVYASQLAKVQATISDLRTSQPEPGQVITPAADATGGLGLPVYLLAGLLLGLLAAAFLAGWLAFSDDRVYVPADLSRAGFTALGDAAPLSTVDAPTTDADRSRRVMVSVGATAPATLLVVDAAVAAARLAISFAKADNSVILIDAARGALTEALDEPAIPGLSEVLVRKREAVKLLRRPRPRLAFLASGADPDAAADRFQSDRWSAQLALLAQHADYVVLSASATDSLALASSSSAAILCATAGQTRVRDLRATADELERCGGSVLGVFLTAGEAVSDCHPAAESEQEQSISPAQSESDRVDVAAAERPSPRPKQAERTAAGRP, translated from the coding sequence GTGACCGAGCAACGGCGTGGAATCGGCTGGATCTGGCCGCGGCTGCGGCGCAGCTGGCTGCCGCTGGTGCTGGTTTTCGTGGTGGTGGCCGGAGGTGTGGCCGTTGTCGGTGTCGTGCGGCCGGCGAGCCGCGTCGCGACCGCCAGCGTGCTGATCAATCCCTTGGACGGCAACCCGTACTCGACCGGGTCGCGGGGCCAGAACCTGACCAACCTGCAGACCGAAAGTCAGCTGGTGACCAGCGACGCGGTGGTGGCGATCGCGAAGCGTACGATCGGCACCGACGAGGACTTTCCAGCGCTGGCGGCGAAAGTCTCGGTCGACACACCGAGCAACACACAGGTGTTGGAGATCAGCTTCGCCGCGCGTACGACTCCGGCCGCGGTCGCCGGCGCCAACGCTTTCGCGAAGGCCTATTTGGCCACGCGCGCACAACGCGCCGACGCCAACGCCGCTTCGCAACTGGCGCTCTACACCGCTGAGGCCAACAAAATCCGTGCCGCGATGACGTCGACCGGAGCGGACCTGGCCAACACCAGCGCCACCAGCCCGCGCGGCCAGGTGCTGACGCAGCAGCTCACCGTCTACGCCTCGCAGCTGGCAAAAGTGCAGGCGACGATCAGCGACCTGCGGACCAGCCAGCCCGAGCCCGGCCAGGTCATCACGCCGGCCGCGGACGCGACCGGCGGCCTCGGCCTGCCGGTCTATCTGCTCGCCGGCCTGTTGCTCGGCCTGCTCGCCGCCGCCTTTCTGGCTGGTTGGCTGGCCTTTTCCGACGACCGCGTGTATGTCCCGGCCGATCTTTCTCGCGCCGGCTTCACGGCGCTCGGCGACGCCGCGCCACTGTCCACTGTGGACGCACCGACCACCGATGCCGACCGCTCCCGGCGAGTCATGGTGTCGGTTGGCGCGACGGCCCCGGCGACGCTGCTCGTCGTCGACGCGGCGGTGGCCGCGGCACGGCTGGCGATTTCGTTTGCCAAGGCCGACAACTCGGTGATCCTGATCGACGCCGCGCGCGGCGCGTTGACCGAGGCGCTCGACGAGCCGGCGATTCCGGGGCTGTCCGAGGTGCTGGTGCGCAAGCGCGAGGCGGTCAAGCTGCTGCGCCGGCCGCGGCCCCGGCTGGCTTTTCTGGCCAGTGGCGCCGATCCGGATGCGGCGGCCGACCGCTTCCAGTCGGACCGCTGGTCGGCGCAGCTGGCTCTGCTGGCGCAACATGCCGACTATGTCGTACTTTCCGCGTCGGCCACGGACAGTCTCGCGCTCGCCAGCTCGTCGTCGGCGGCCATTCTCTGCGCGACCGCCGGGCAGACGCGCGTACGCGACCTGCGCGCGACGGCCGACGAGCTGGAGCGGTGCGGCGGCAGCGTACTCGGCGTCTTCCTGACCGCCGGCGAGGCGGTGTCCGATTGTCACCCCGCGGCTGAATCCGAGCAGGAGCAATCGATTTCGCCGGCGCAATCGGAATCCGATCGCGTCGACGTGGCGGCGGCGGAGCGGCCGTCGCCGCGGCCAAAGCAGGCCGAGCGGACGGCGGCCGGACGACCGTGA
- a CDS encoding lipopolysaccharide biosynthesis protein, which yields MTAARVPTLAASPAGSLDAIARGGTANLIGAGVSAVATFAVVAVVTNRVPTEVAGSFFASTSVFLVAIAVAELGSDVSLARWLPHYLVERRTTAARTCLRVCLRSVLVAGILCGIAMLIAGPALAPLVGGATDHRQVTVGLLALAVFVPIAGVYDTVIAATRGYGSMRPSALVERVGRSVLQVLTVAIAVLAGAPMAWLSIAWAIPYGVGLVVGAWWLLRLVRAADVDRRPSPIGTAAVTREYWSYTLPRAVARICQILLQRADIVLVAVLRSPTEAAVYTAATRFLVLGQLVALAVQNVLAPHLSKLLARHDHRGAERVFQVTTAWTMAVSWPLYLVSVGLAPLLLSIFGDHYHSGELVVVLLALATVVSAVCGPVDTVLLMAGGSKRSLFNNAAALVVDLVLDVLLIPSLGMTGAAIGWAAAIVVRNVLPLAQVRGQLHMTPFTKAVWWVAGLTVVCFGLPPLALRFFFGLQWWSATVLVAVCSAGYAAALLSRPDLLALDSFASMLPRRLRPLITRTATLKENYS from the coding sequence GTGACCGCCGCTCGCGTCCCCACGCTGGCCGCCTCGCCGGCCGGCAGCCTCGACGCGATCGCGCGCGGCGGCACGGCCAACCTGATCGGCGCCGGGGTGTCAGCGGTGGCGACCTTCGCGGTCGTCGCGGTCGTCACCAACCGCGTGCCGACCGAGGTCGCCGGCAGCTTTTTCGCGTCCACGTCGGTGTTCCTGGTCGCGATCGCGGTCGCCGAGCTGGGGTCGGACGTGTCGCTGGCGCGCTGGCTTCCGCATTATTTGGTGGAAAGGCGTACGACCGCGGCGCGCACCTGCCTGCGCGTCTGCCTGCGGTCGGTGCTGGTGGCCGGCATCCTCTGCGGCATCGCGATGTTGATTGCCGGTCCGGCGCTCGCGCCGCTGGTCGGCGGCGCGACCGACCACCGGCAGGTGACCGTCGGCCTGCTGGCATTGGCGGTGTTCGTACCGATCGCCGGCGTCTACGACACGGTGATCGCGGCGACCCGCGGCTATGGCTCGATGCGACCGTCCGCCCTGGTCGAACGCGTCGGGCGCAGCGTTTTGCAGGTGCTGACAGTGGCGATCGCCGTCCTGGCCGGCGCGCCGATGGCCTGGCTGTCGATCGCCTGGGCCATTCCGTACGGCGTCGGACTGGTCGTCGGCGCGTGGTGGCTGCTGCGGTTGGTACGGGCTGCGGACGTTGACCGGCGGCCGAGTCCGATCGGCACTGCCGCGGTGACGCGCGAATACTGGTCGTACACGCTGCCGCGAGCGGTCGCGCGGATCTGCCAGATTCTGTTGCAGCGGGCCGACATCGTGCTGGTCGCTGTGCTGCGGTCGCCGACCGAGGCAGCGGTCTACACGGCGGCCACGCGGTTCCTGGTGCTCGGCCAGCTGGTCGCCCTGGCCGTGCAGAACGTCCTCGCGCCGCACCTGTCGAAACTGTTGGCGCGCCACGACCATCGCGGCGCGGAACGGGTTTTCCAGGTGACCACGGCATGGACGATGGCGGTCAGCTGGCCGCTCTATCTGGTCAGCGTCGGCCTCGCGCCGCTGCTGCTGTCGATCTTCGGCGATCACTACCACTCCGGTGAGTTGGTGGTCGTCCTGCTCGCGCTGGCAACGGTCGTGTCGGCGGTCTGCGGTCCGGTCGACACCGTCCTGCTGATGGCCGGCGGCAGCAAACGCAGCCTGTTCAACAACGCCGCTGCGCTGGTCGTCGACCTGGTTTTGGACGTATTGCTGATCCCCTCGCTCGGGATGACCGGCGCGGCGATCGGCTGGGCCGCCGCGATCGTCGTTCGCAACGTGCTGCCGCTCGCGCAGGTGCGCGGCCAGCTGCACATGACGCCGTTCACCAAGGCGGTCTGGTGGGTCGCCGGCCTGACCGTCGTCTGCTTCGGCCTGCCGCCGCTCGCGCTGCGGTTTTTCTTTGGCCTGCAATGGTGGTCGGCGACCGTGTTGGTGGCGGTCTGCTCCGCCGGCTACGCCGCCGCGCTGCTGAGCCGGCCGGACCTGCTCGCCCTGGACTCCTTTGCCAGCATGCTGCCGCGCCGGCTGCGTCCGCTGATCACCCGCACCGCCACGCTGAAGGAAAACTACTCATGA
- a CDS encoding ParB N-terminal domain-containing protein, with product MKSLPRRALNAAKFRGRKVALRSRTTALALADRATSAARRNVPEPIRLRLSRTFLRPAQPARVSIDKLLLGAQGGLSATDFARVTGNPLWPSTRVADGPHVALLQAGAVTDDDILASRYGQLGLACLRATGGFFWADSPAGVVEVARDFLARRRSTGGYEPRANQSGTDDPILVEKIRDSDCYSVLDGHHRIALAYAAGETAVSVVVKRTSTSTPLQELLRRMSWLEGSTELYQPVDFPELKSWTLVRQCTDRLDKMQKFLDTRRIFGSYLDVASCYGWFVERMSAVGFVAEGIEKDPLAVPLGTAIYRLQPGMVHSGQCEEFLRGGRVWDVVSCFSLLHHFVLGRGSVSAEELVKLLDAATGSVLFLDMGQEHEDWFGTSLAGWDAERIRAFLAEHGTFDEIVDLGPDSDGVGAYAGNYGRHLFACVRQAVSR from the coding sequence ATGAAGTCACTCCCCCGCCGCGCGCTCAACGCCGCCAAGTTCCGCGGCCGCAAGGTCGCACTTCGCAGCCGTACGACCGCGTTGGCGCTCGCCGACCGTGCCACCAGCGCCGCTCGCCGTAACGTGCCGGAGCCGATCCGGCTGCGGCTGTCGCGCACCTTCCTTCGGCCGGCGCAACCCGCGCGCGTGTCGATCGACAAACTGTTGCTCGGAGCGCAAGGCGGCCTCAGCGCGACCGATTTCGCGCGTGTCACTGGCAATCCGCTCTGGCCGTCGACGCGCGTCGCCGACGGTCCGCATGTCGCCTTGTTGCAGGCCGGCGCCGTCACCGACGACGACATCCTGGCGAGCCGCTATGGCCAGCTCGGGTTGGCCTGCCTGCGCGCCACCGGCGGCTTTTTCTGGGCCGACTCGCCGGCCGGGGTGGTCGAGGTCGCGCGCGATTTCCTCGCGCGGCGCCGATCCACCGGCGGGTACGAGCCGCGTGCCAACCAGAGCGGCACCGACGATCCGATCCTGGTGGAGAAGATCCGCGACTCCGACTGCTATTCGGTGCTGGACGGCCATCACCGGATCGCGCTCGCCTACGCGGCGGGTGAGACCGCGGTTTCCGTTGTCGTGAAACGTACGTCCACCAGCACGCCGCTGCAGGAGCTGCTGCGCCGGATGAGCTGGCTGGAAGGCTCGACCGAGCTTTATCAGCCGGTGGACTTCCCGGAGCTGAAAAGCTGGACGCTGGTGCGGCAGTGCACCGACCGGCTGGACAAGATGCAGAAATTTCTCGACACCCGGCGCATTTTCGGCTCCTACCTCGATGTCGCGAGCTGCTATGGCTGGTTCGTCGAACGCATGTCGGCGGTCGGCTTCGTCGCGGAAGGCATCGAAAAAGACCCGCTGGCGGTGCCGCTGGGGACGGCGATCTACCGGCTCCAGCCCGGCATGGTCCACAGTGGACAGTGCGAGGAGTTCCTGCGCGGCGGCCGGGTCTGGGACGTGGTCTCCTGCTTCAGCCTGCTGCACCATTTCGTCCTCGGCCGCGGCTCGGTGAGTGCCGAGGAGCTGGTCAAGCTGCTCGACGCGGCGACCGGATCGGTGCTGTTCCTGGACATGGGCCAGGAGCACGAGGACTGGTTCGGCACCAGCCTCGCCGGCTGGGACGCCGAGCGGATCAGGGCTTTCCTTGCCGAGCACGGCACTTTCGACGAGATCGTCGACCTCGGTCCGGACAGCGACGGCGTCGGCGCGTACGCCGGCAACTACGGCCGGCACCTCTTCGCCTGCGTCCGTCAAGCGGTGTCGAGGTAG
- a CDS encoding response regulator transcription factor, which produces MRIVIGEDSVLFREGLARLLADAGHEIAAKAPDAPSLVEAVRAQRPDLAIVDIRMPPDGTDDGARAARRIRKEFPRLGIVLLSQHVETRHSVELVSSGRFGYLLKDRVLDVDDFLDALRRVAGGGSALDPEVVARLIGQNPLDSLTRREREVLGLMAEGRTNVGIARRLWLTERTVETHVGSILTKLGLAATDEDHRRVLAVLAYLDTA; this is translated from the coding sequence GTGCGCATCGTGATCGGCGAGGACTCGGTGCTCTTTCGCGAAGGTCTCGCGCGTCTGCTCGCCGACGCCGGCCATGAGATCGCCGCCAAGGCGCCGGATGCGCCGAGCCTGGTGGAGGCCGTACGCGCGCAGCGGCCGGATCTCGCGATCGTCGACATCCGGATGCCGCCGGACGGCACCGACGACGGCGCTCGCGCGGCGCGGCGGATCCGGAAGGAGTTTCCGCGGCTTGGCATCGTGTTGCTGTCGCAGCACGTCGAGACGCGGCACTCGGTCGAGCTGGTCAGCAGTGGCCGTTTTGGCTATCTGCTCAAGGACCGTGTGCTGGACGTCGATGATTTCCTCGACGCGCTGCGGCGCGTGGCCGGCGGTGGCTCCGCGCTCGATCCGGAGGTGGTGGCGCGGCTGATCGGCCAGAACCCGCTCGACAGCCTGACGCGGCGCGAGCGTGAGGTGCTGGGCCTGATGGCCGAGGGCCGTACGAACGTCGGCATCGCGCGCCGGCTCTGGCTGACCGAGCGGACCGTGGAGACGCACGTGGGCAGCATCCTCACCAAGCTCGGCCTCGCCGCCACCGACGAGGACCACCGCCGCGTACTGGCTGTCCTCGCCTACCTCGACACCGCTTGA